The window ATAATCCCAGTATTGCTTAACTTGCTCAGTTATGTTATTCTCATTTGAAACGATACCAAGATTCTTTGCGGCTTTTTTCTCAATAGCGGTCAGATTCGGGTCAGCTTTCTCCCAGATTCCTCGCATTTCACGAAGAAAAATCCTCGTAGTTACAGGACCCACGCCCTTGAAATTCTGGAGATTCTGCTTCAATTCCCTAGGCGATTGACTTTTTTCATGCACATTCTGTATATCACCATCATATTCTTCAAGCAGCTCCTTGGCAATCGACTTCATGTAATCAGCTGTGATTTCGTCGTACCTTGCGTATCCACCAGCTCCATGTGTTCTGACCAAGGTGTAGTGCCACGCCGAATCAATGGCCTCAGGAGTAGTGAGCCCCCGTTTCTCGTACTCCCTGTATGTCCTTTTCGCGATGTCTGTGGAGATTCGACCCCCGAAAAGCACTGATGCAATGAACCATTTGAATGGCTCATGCTCAACGTCTATCCCCAATTCTTCTGAGAACAGCTGGCCCTTTTCTTCCAACAAAGCCTCCAAGTCCATTGAGAAATCACTTCCGACCTTTCTTCTCGCGATCATATCGTTCCCATGATTCAGCCGCGGATTCTTCTCCTCTTGAACGGAGCTTTTCTAGGACATAATCTCGTATCTGTGCAGTTTCTGTAACACTTTCAAATTCTGACTGGGCCGATCCTGCAACGCTTCGTGCAGTATCATACGAGGCCCCTGCCTTCACAGCACTCACAGTTATCTTCTCGGGCATGAAAGTCTCGCGTTCACCATTTCGCTTAACTACCTCCATCTTTTCTTTCACCTCCACGTTCTTTATGTTATTTTGACGTTTTGACCTTTTTATGTTTGTGATGAATAGTTTAGATTGTAGAACTAAGCAAAATCAGTTATATGAGATGAAGAAAACGGAAAGGTAGGAAAAGAACCTACCCTTCAAATTCTACAGCGGAATATTACCATGTTTTTTGGGAGGTCGATCCTGACGCTTAGTCTCGAGAATATCTAGCCCTCTACAAATCAGGGGTCGTGTCTCATGGGGGAAAATAACCTTGTCAATATAACCAAGGCCTGCAGCAACGTAAGGGTGCGCGAATTCTTCTCTGTATTCCTCTACGAGTTCCTCCCGCTTTGCTTCCTTGTCCTCCGCATCTCGGATTTCCTTTCGGAAAATGATATTGATAGCACCCTGTGGCCCCATAACAGCGATTTCTGAGCCGGGCCATGCATAGACCAAATCTGCACCAATATGTCGGCTACTCATCACATCATACGCTCCGCCGTAGCCTTTTCGTGTGATGATTGTGATAAGGGGAACCGTTGCCTCTGCAAATGCATAGAGAATCTTTGCCCCGTGCCTGATGATGCCACCCCACTCCTGTTCGGTGCCAGGCAAGTAGCCGGGGACATCCATGAACGTGATAACGGGGATATTGAAGGCGTCGCAGAACCGTACGAATCTCGAACATTTGTCCGAAGCATCGATGTTAATCGTACCAGCAAGATG is drawn from Candidatus Lokiarchaeota archaeon and contains these coding sequences:
- a CDS encoding ATPase, which codes for MEVVKRNGERETFMPEKITVSAVKAGASYDTARSVAGSAQSEFESVTETAQIRDYVLEKLRSRGEESAAESWERYDREKKGRK
- a CDS encoding methylmalonyl-CoA carboxyltransferase, translated to PCAGGAVYSPAVTDFTLMVKDTAHMFITGPEVVKTVTGEEVSFEDLGGAMTHASKSGVAHLVSEDEDHCFEQIRRLLSFIPSNNLEDPPLVDTGHAPDDVDESIDEIVPQDPNKPYDMRDVVSKLVDNGDFFEIHEHWAQNMTVGFARFDGRSVGIVGNNPAHLAGTINIDASDKCSRFVRFCDAFNIPVITFMDVPGYLPGTEQEWGGIIRHGAKILYAFAEATVPLITIITRKGYGGAYDVMSSRHIGADLVYAWPGSEIAVMGPQGAINIIFRKEIRDAEDKEAKREELVEEYREEFAHPYVAAGLGYIDKVIFPHETRPLICRGLDILETKRQDRPPKKHGNIPL